One window of Camelina sativa cultivar DH55 chromosome 4, Cs, whole genome shotgun sequence genomic DNA carries:
- the LOC104781949 gene encoding NDR1/HIN1-Like protein 3-like, translated as MATGNYNLNGANYGPPIQPPPIKTYYSQGRRGADVGCGICRCFYSCLLCCGSCLVNIICTILLCVAICLGFVALIVYLILQPNVVNIHVTDANLTRFELDPGSHNLHYNLSLNFAIRNPNQRLGIHYDKLEARGYYGDKRFAAVNMTSFYQGHKNTTVVGTNFKGQKLVLLGAGGRKDLKEDRKSGIYRIDVKLRFKMRVKFGFLNSWAVKPKIKCHLKVPLSASTSAGGFQFHPTKCHIEL; from the coding sequence ATGGCGACCGGAAACTACAACTTAAATGGCGCTAACTACGGTCCACCAATCCAGCCTCCTCCGATTAAAACATACTACAGCCAAGGTCGACGCGGCGCCGACGTAGGTTGCGGCATCTGTCGTTGTTTCTACAGCTGTCTCCTTTGCTGTGGTAGTTGTCTCGTTAACATCATCTGTACCATTCTCTTATGTGTAGCTATATGCCTTGGGTTCGTAGCTTTAATCGTCTATCTTATACTCCAACCCAACGTCGTGAACATCCATGTTACGGACGCTAACTTAACGCGTTTTGAGCTCGACCCGGGAAGCCATAACCTTCATTACAACCTCTCGTTGAACTTCGCAATACGTAACCCTAACCAACGTCTTGGGATCCACTATGATAAGTTAGAGGCGAGGGGTTACTACGGTGATAAGCGTTTTGCTGCCGTGAATATGACGTCGTTTTATCAAGGGCATAAGAATACGACGGTGGTTGGAACGAATTTTAAAGGACAGAAGCTGGTTTTGTTAGGCGCCGGTGGCCGGAAGGACCTGAAGGAGGACCGGAAGTCTGGGATTTACAGGATCGACGTGAAGCTGAGGTTTAAGATGAGAGTCAAGTTTGGGTTTCTAAACTCATGGGCCGTTAAGCCCAAGATTAAGTGTCATCTCAAGGTTCCGTTGAGCGCCTCTACTTCAGCCGGAGGGTTTCAGTTTCATCCCACCAAGTGCCACATTGagctctga
- the LOC104781950 gene encoding uncharacterized protein LOC104781950 isoform X1, with the protein MQRLSLESSASKLHHHSYGGRKDDAYDIDDLKPVSSATPSSSSSAAADYDDHELKKDLKPRRLSSLQSPFAATTNQKREKLVHFIPILTLLCFIILYLTSHPPSQSDLAQFNGFMRTSKHIEESGDDEISGYIRGDTLAIRTSVRNLQETESFPTKSLPRRRTSHRKTADF; encoded by the exons ATGCAGAGGCTATCGCTAGAGTCATCAGCTTCGAAGCTCCATCATCATAGCTATGGAGGAAGAAAGGACGACGCCTACGACATCGATGATTTGAAACCAGTCTCTTCAGCCACTCCTTCTTCGTCGTCATCAGCCGCCGCGGATTACGACGATCACGAGCTCAAAAAGGACTTAAAGCCGCGACGGTTATCGTCGCTGCAATCTCCTTTCGCGGCGACGACGAATCAGAAACGAGAGAAGCTCGTTCACTTCATTCCGATTCTCACTCTCCTCTGCTTTATCATCCTCTACCTCACTTCTCACCCTCCGTCTCAATCAG atttgGCTCAGTTTAATGGATTCATGCGTACTTCCAAACATATAG AAGAATCAGGCGACGATGAAATCTCAGGATATATCAGAGGAGATACACTAGCTATCCGTACGAGTGTAAGGAATCTTCAGGAGACGGAAAGCTTCCCGACGAAATCACTTCCCCGTCGCCGGACTTCTCACCGGAAAACTGCAGACTTCTAG
- the LOC104781950 gene encoding uncharacterized protein LOC104781950 isoform X2 → MQRLSLESSASKLHHHSYGGRKDDAYDIDDLKPVSSATPSSSSSAAADYDDHELKKDLKPRRLSSLQSPFAATTNQKREKLVHFIPILTLLCFIILYLTSHPPSQSDLAQFNGFMRTSKHIESGDDEISGYIRGDTLAIRTSVRNLQETESFPTKSLPRRRTSHRKTADF, encoded by the exons ATGCAGAGGCTATCGCTAGAGTCATCAGCTTCGAAGCTCCATCATCATAGCTATGGAGGAAGAAAGGACGACGCCTACGACATCGATGATTTGAAACCAGTCTCTTCAGCCACTCCTTCTTCGTCGTCATCAGCCGCCGCGGATTACGACGATCACGAGCTCAAAAAGGACTTAAAGCCGCGACGGTTATCGTCGCTGCAATCTCCTTTCGCGGCGACGACGAATCAGAAACGAGAGAAGCTCGTTCACTTCATTCCGATTCTCACTCTCCTCTGCTTTATCATCCTCTACCTCACTTCTCACCCTCCGTCTCAATCAG atttgGCTCAGTTTAATGGATTCATGCGTACTTCCAAACATATAG AATCAGGCGACGATGAAATCTCAGGATATATCAGAGGAGATACACTAGCTATCCGTACGAGTGTAAGGAATCTTCAGGAGACGGAAAGCTTCCCGACGAAATCACTTCCCCGTCGCCGGACTTCTCACCGGAAAACTGCAGACTTCTAG
- the LOC104781951 gene encoding uncharacterized protein LOC104781951, translating to MVLWELALGTAYFLGIRRTYRLALKTQRRIISPKHPRIRSFMHRRTHQIFDVALRVHKNIQQRDMEIGRNLGNWILRGLDRMKPSAQVILPKHKEPSIDKAKRVLDSTRLKPHVSTQTPQNREVDRHLFMSLRNFRSKYPIASMMMIKPPRTTGTTTQYRPYTAGASSMIQPIYARDGFNGVIRKDILQWMVQKR from the exons ATGGTGTTGTGGGAGTTAGCTCTGGGAACAGCCTACTTCTTGGGGATTAGGCGGACTTATCGGCTTGCATTGAAGACCCAGCGCCGCATTATTAGCCCTAAGCATCCAAGGATTCGAAGTTTTATGCATCG GAGGACTCATCAAATCTTTGATGTGGCTCTTAGGGTGCACAAGAACATACAACAGAGAGACATGGAAATTGGTCGGAATCTAGGAAACTGGATTCTCCGTGGCCTTGACAGGATGAAGCCATCGGCTCAGGTTATACTACCAAAACACAAAGAGCCAAGCATAGACAAGGCGAAGAGAGTATTGGACTCAACCCGTCTCAAACCGCATGTTAGCACGCAGACTCCTCAGAACCGTGAGGTCGATAGGCACTTGTTCATGTCCTTGAGAAACTTTCGGTCCAAATACCCCATTGcttcgatgatgatgatcaagccGCCAAGAACAACTGGAACTACCACTCAGTACAGGCCTTACACTGCTGGTGCATCCAGTATGATTCAGCCGATTTATGCTAGAGACGGGTTCAACGGCGTCATCAGGAAGGATATTTTGCAGTGGATGGTGCAGAAGAGATGA
- the LOC104781952 gene encoding probable plastid-lipid-associated protein 3, chloroplastic, which yields MATLFTTTARSSLLFISSVNPSKSFSPSVSLKPSSLSFSFGHRPKPLRFSKIRSSLPSESESGSDLDSSGVTDEWGEKAVNANEPPQSQPDIVTVNVITDEWGEKSGPEIEESGSRFADSDPPRNEDEWEEEIGERAEADAGNGSAVSDDNTFELKRCLADTVYGTELGFRAGSEVRAEVLELVNQLEALNPTPAPLENPELLDGNWVLLYTAFSELIPLLAAGSTPLLKVKSISQSIDSNNLTVDNFTTLSSPFADFSFSASASFEVRSPSRVEVSFKEGTLKPPEIKSSVDLPESVGVFGQQISLALLKQSLNPLQDVAANISRALSGQPPLKLPFPGNRASSWLLTTYLDKDLRISRGDGGLFVLAREGSSLLEF from the exons ATGGCTACGCTCTTCACCACCACCGCTCGTTCTTCACTGCTCTTTATCTCCTCCGTAAACCCGAGCAAGAGCTTTTCTCCTTCTGTCTCCCTAAAACCcagttctctctctttctcttttggcCATCGTCCCAAACCACTCCGGTTTTCTAAAATCCGATCTTCTCTGCCGTCGGAATCCGAATCCGGATCCGACTTGGATTCGTCTGGTGTTACAGATGAATGGGGTGAGAAAGCGGTAAATGCAAATGAGCCGCCCCAATCTCAGCCAGATATTGTGACCGTGAATGTGATTACGGACGAATGGGGCGAGAAATCCGGACCCGAAATCGAGGAATCGGGTTCCCGGTTTGCGGACTCGGATCCTCCAAGGAACGAGGACGAGTGGGAGGAAGAAATTGGTGAAAGAGCTGAAGCCGACGCCGGAAATGGAAGTGCCGTGTCCGACGACAATACTTTTGAGTTGAAAAGGTGTTTGGCGGATACGGTGTACGGAACTGAATTAGGGTTCCGGGCTGGTTCAGAAGTTCGTGCGGAGGTGTTGGAGCTCGTGAATCAATTGGAAGCTCTGAATCCTACTCCGGCTCCGTTGGAGAACCCGGAGCTTCTCGACGGCAACTGGGTTTTGCT GTACACTGCTTTCTCTGAGTTGATTCCTCTACTAGCTGCGGGTTCGACACCTTTGTTGAAAGTGAAAAGCATAAGTCAGTCAATAGACTCAAACAATCTCACCGTCGACAACTTCACCACACTCTCTAGCCCATTTGCAGACTTCTCATTCAGTGCTTCTGCTTCATTTGAAGTTCGAAGCCCTTCAAGAGTTGAG GTTTCTTTCAAAGAAGGTACATTGAAACCTCCGGAGATCAAGTCAAGTGTGGATCTACCAGAGAGTGTGGGTGTCTTTGGGCAGCAGATTAGTCTTGCGTTGCTGAAACAATCTTTGAACCCTTTACAAGACGTGGCAGCTAACATTTCACGGGCACTCTCTGGTCAGCCACCACTCAAGCTTCCGTTTCCAGGAAACCGAGCCAGCTCTTGGCTCTTGACCACTTACCTCGACAAGGATCTCAGGATTTCAAGAGGAGACGGTGGGCTTTTCGTGCTTGCCAGAGAGGGAAGCTCTCTGCTTGAATTCTGA
- the LOC104781954 gene encoding probable inactive shikimate kinase like 2, chloroplastic, protein MAAFASGLASTIFYSPSLRTTTGQATLSSPTRIRSSPHVFRGIQSFRRFSQNVTADRFNSFSCNCLSAVSTSTIDYEFTDGGKEVELRLRLKTGEILSPKDISVDADGTSLAVKEKRNGLLITLLETNQLFDKIVPSETIWYIDEDQLVVNMKKVDGELKWPDIVESWESLTAGMMQLLKGASIYIVGDSTEINQKVSRELAAGLGYSPLDSKELLESFSKQTIDSWILAGGPDSVAEAESSVLESLSSHVRTVVSTLGGKHGAAGRADQWRHLYSGFTVWVSQTEATDEESAKEEARRNKQEREIGYSNADVVVKLQGWDPTHAKSVAQASLSALKQLIISDKGLPGKKSLYIRLGCRGDWPNIKPPGWDPSSDTGAHPQFT, encoded by the exons ATGGCTGCTTTTGCTTCTGGTTTGGCTTCGACAATCTTCTACTCTCCTTCCTTACGTACTACCACCGGTCAAGCGACTCTCTCTTCTCCGACTCGGATTCGTTCCTCACCTCACGTTTTCAGGGGAATTCAAAGCTTCCGGCGATTTTCTCAGAATGTTACCGCCGATCGATTCAATAGCTTCTCGTGTAACTGCTTATCCGCCGTATCCACTAGCACAATCGATTATGAG TTCACGGATGGTGGCAAAGAAGTGGAGTTAAGATTGAGGTTGAAGACAGGTGAGATACTTTCACCAAAGGATATATCCGTAGACGCTGATGGAACATCGTTAGCCGTTAAAGAAAAGCGAAACGGATTGCTGATTACACTTCTAGAGACTAACCAGCTCTTTGACAAGATTGTGCCCTCTGAAACGATATG GTACATAGACGAAGATCAGTTGGTTGTGAACATGAAAAAGGTGGATGGGGAATTGAAGTGGCCTGATATTGTTGAATCCTGGGAGTCTTTGACTGCAGGAATGATGCAACTTCTTAAAGGTGCATCAATCTACATTGTGGGTGATTCAACTGAAATCAACCAAAAAGTGTCTCGGGAGCTAGCTGCTGGCCTTGG GTACAGTCCTTTAGACTCAAAGGAGTTGCTGGAAAGCTTTTCTAAGCAAACAATCGATTCTT GGATTCTTGCTGGAGGGCCGGATTCTGTAGCTGAAGCAGAGAGTTCAGTGTTGGAAAGTTTGAGCAG CCATGTGCGTACTGTTGTCTCAACTTTGGGAGGTAAACATGGAGCTGCAGGGAGAGCCGATCAGTGGAGACATCTTTACTCGGGATTTACCGTTTGGGTATCACAGACTGAAGCCACAG ATGAAGAATCAGCTAAAGAAGAAGCGAGGCGAAACAAGCAAGAGAGGGAAATTGGGTATTCAAATGCAGACGTAGTGGTGAAGCTCCAAGGTTGGGACCCGACGCATGCCAAGAGCGTGGCTCAAGCATCATTGAGTGCACTTAAGCAACTGATCATCTCAGACAAGGGACTTCCAG GTAAGAAGAGTTTGTACATACGCTTGGGGTGCCGTGGCGATTGGCCCAATATAAAGCCTCCGGGATGGGATCCGTCGTCTGACACCGGAGCTCATCCACAGTTTACATAA
- the LOC104781953 gene encoding probable inactive poly [ADP-ribose] polymerase SRO1 isoform X1: METKIVKVSDSSYKDGLGKKRKHPGNYTPYDCGRSYAKLQCVLTPNISTQKLEKSRKPNVESKVNVSENHVGKSLVRYYSYFKKTGVPKRVMFYENNEWIDLPEHIIGAIKDDLEAKRAAIEFNWSGRHFVLDFLHMHRLDLETGVKTQLAWIDIAGKCFFPEIYDNLERDCCHQRDPEQHDQREIKLHLEIDLNGGELPRLNLNEVNDESGDNMDYIQVFQGSSNGQDDEASEDSCTREPDNAVVKWGKAETDQFSGVKPAVEQLDKDAVKQMFALGTASLGHVELLDVHQVSSEIAKARLSLFQKQADITKKHRGDANIRYAWVPAKKEVLSAVKMHGLGVGGAFIKKSMYGVGVHLNAANSPYFSARNCDIDDNGVRHMVLCRVIMGNMEPLRGDNTQFFTGGEEYDNGVDDVECPKHYLIWNMNMNTHIYPEFVVSFKLSIPNAEGNMLPTTQGKHETSGLTLEGPKGSPSNELGRVSTEGSGSEKNSVSSSSRRPRSSLMPFPLLFNAISSKIAQKDMDLIISGFQELREKKISRMGFYKKLRVIVGDDDLLKSTITGLQRSLG, from the exons ATGGAAACCAAAATCGTCAAGGTATCGGATAGTAGTTATAAAGATGGACttgggaaaaagagaaagcatCCTGGGAACTATACTCCATATGATTGTGGAAGATCATATGCAAAGCTGCAATGTGTGCTCACACCGAACATTTCCACCCAAAAGCTTGAGAAAAGCAGAAAACCGAATGTTGAAAGCAAAGTTAATGTTTCTGAGAATCACGTTGGGAAGTCTTTGGTCAGATACTACTCCTATTTTAAGAAGACAGGAGTGCCAAAGCGTGTAATGTTCTATGAGAACAATGAATGGATTGATCTGCCTGAGCATATTATTGGCGCCATCAAGGATGATCTTGAAGCAAAGAGAGCTGCAATTGAGTTCAACTGGAGCGGTCGCCATTTTGTCCTGGATTTCTTGCACATGCATCGACTAGACTTGGAAACAGGTGTAAAAACACAGCTTGCTTGGATTGATATTGCTGGCAAATGCTTTTTCCCCGAAATTTATGACAACCTCGAAAGGGACTGCTGCCATCAACGTGATCCAGAACAACATGATCAACGTGAGATCAAGCTGCACCTTGAAATTGATCTCAATGGTGGGGAGTTACCGAGGCTGAACTTGAATGAGGTTAACGACGAGTCTGGTGACAATATGGATTATATTCAAGTTTTTCAGGGATCTTCGAATGGGCAAGATGACGAGGCATCAGAGGATAGCTGCACCCGTGAGCCTGATAATGCTGTTGTGAAATGGGGTAAAGCAGAAACTGATCAATTCTCTGGTGTCAAGCCTGCTGTGGAGCAACTTGATAAAGATGCTGTCAAACAAATGTTTGCTTTAGGTACTGCTTCTCTAGGGCATGTTGAGTTGCTTGATGTGCATCAGGTTTCAAGCGAG ATTGCGAAAGCTCGTCTATCTCTTTTCCAGAAGCAAGCTGACATCACTAAGAAACACCGAGGAGATGCGAACATTAGATATGCATGGGTTCCTGCAAAGAAAGAAGTGTTATCTGCAGTTAAGATGCATGGACTTGGAGTGGGTGGAGCATTTATTAAAAAGTCTATGTATGGTGTTGGGGTTCACTTAAATGCTGCAAACTCCCCTTATTTCAG TGCTAGAAACTGTGATATTGACGATAATGGTGTGAGGCACATGGTTTTGTGCCGTGTAATAATGGGGAATATGGAGCCTCTTCGTGGTGATAATACTCAATTCTTTACTGGTGGAGAAGAGTATGATAATGGAGTTGATGATGTCGAGTGTCCGAAGCATTATCTTATCTGGAACATGAATATGAACACTCACATTTACCCAGAATTTGTAGTTAGCTTCAAGCTGTCTATCCCCAATGCTGAAG GGAATATGCTTCCTACTACTCAGGGTAAGCATGAGACTTCGGGGCTCACCTTGGAAGGACCCAAAGGTTCTCCCTCAAAT GAGCTAGGAAGGGTATCAACTGAAGGTTCAGGGAGCGAAAAGAATAGTGTCAGTTCCAGCAGTCGAAGGCCCAGATCTTCCCTGATGCCTTTCCCTTTGCTATTCAATGCAATCTCAAGCAAAATTGCCCAGAAAGACATGGACTTGATTATTTCTGGTTTCCAGGAACTTAGG GAGAAGAAGATATCGAGAATGGGATTTTATAAGAAGCTGCGGGTGATTGTAGGAGATGATGATCTGCTGAAATCCACCATAACGGGTCTTCAAAGGAGTTTGGGTTAG
- the LOC104781953 gene encoding probable inactive poly [ADP-ribose] polymerase SRO1 isoform X2: METKIVKVSDSSYKDGLGKKRKHPGNYTPYDCGRSYAKLQCVLTPNISTQKLEKSRKPNVESKVNVSENHVGKSLVRYYSYFKKTGVPKRVMFYENNEWIDLPEHIIGAIKDDLEAKRAAIEFNWSGRHFVLDFLHMHRLDLETGVKTQLAWIDIAGKCFFPEIYDNLERDCCHQRDPEQHDQREIKLHLEIDLNGGELPRLNLNEVNDESGDNMDYIQVFQGSSNGQDDEASEDSCTREPDNAVVKWGKAETDQFSGVKPAVEQLDKDAVKQMFALGTASLGHVELLDVHQVSSEIAKARLSLFQKQADITKKHRGDANIRYAWVPAKKEVLSAVKMHGLGVGGAFIKKSMYGVGVHLNAANSPYFSARNCDIDDNGVRHMVLCRVIMGNMEPLRGDNTQFFTGGEEYDNGVDDVECPKHYLIWNMNMNTHIYPEFVVSFKLSIPNAEGNMLPTTQGKHETSGLTLEGPKGSPSNELGRVSTEGSGSEKNSVSSSSRRPRSSLMPFPLLFNAISSKIAQKDMDLIISGFQELREKKISRMGFYKKLRVIVGDDDLLKSTITGLQRSLG, translated from the exons ATGGAAACCAAAATCGTCAAGGTATCGGATAGTAGTTATAAAGATGGACttgggaaaaagagaaagcatCCTGGGAACTATACTCCATATGATTGTGGAAGATCATATGCAAAGCTGCAATGTGTGCTCACACCGAACATTTCCACCCAAAAGCTTGAGAAAAGCAGAAAACCGAATGTTGAAAGCAAAGTTAATGTTTCTGAGAATCACGTTGGGAAGTCTTTGGTCAGATACTACTCCTATTTTAAGAAGACAGGAGTGCCAAAGCGTGTAATGTTCTATGAGAACAATGAATGGATTGATCTGCCTGAGCATATTATTGGCGCCATCAAGGATGATCTTGAAGCAAAGAGAGCTGCAATTGAGTTCAACTGGAGCGGTCGCCATTTTGTCCTGGATTTCTTGCACATGCATCGACTAGACTTGGAAACAGGTGTAAAAACACAGCTTGCTTGGATTGATATTGCTGGCAAATGCTTTTTCCCCGAAATTTATGACAACCTCGAAAGGGACTGCTGCCATCAACGTGATCCAGAACAACATGATCAACGTGAGATCAAGCTGCACCTTGAAATTGATCTCAATGGTGGGGAGTTACCGAGGCTGAACTTGAATGAGGTTAACGACGAGTCTGGTGACAATATGGATTATATTCAAGTTTTTCAGGGATCTTCGAATGGGCAAGATGACGAGGCATCAGAGGATAGCTGCACCCGTGAGCCTGATAATGCTGTTGTGAAATGGGGTAAAGCAGAAACTGATCAATTCTCTGGTGTCAAGCCTGCTGTGGAGCAACTTGATAAAGATGCTGTCAAACAAATGTTTGCTTTAGGTACTGCTTCTCTAGGGCATGTTGAGTTGCTTGATGTGCATCAGGTTTCAAGCGAGATTGCGAAAGCTCGTCTATCTCTTTTCCAGAAGCAAGCTGACATCACTAAGAAACACCGAGGAGATGCGAACATTAGATATGCATGGGTTCCTGCAAAGAAAGAAGTGTTATCTGCAGTTAAGATGCATGGACTTGGAGTGGGTGGTGCATTTATTAAAAAGTCTATGTATGGTGTTGGGGTTCACTTAAATGCTGCAAACTCCCCTTATTTCAG TGCTAGAAACTGTGATATTGACGATAATGGTGTGAGGCACATGGTTTTGTGCCGTGTAATAATGGGGAATATGGAGCCTCTTCGTGGTGATAATACTCAATTCTTTACTGGTGGAGAAGAGTATGATAATGGAGTTGATGATGTCGAGTGTCCGAAGCATTATCTTATCTGGAACATGAATATGAACACTCACATTTACCCAGAATTTGTAGTTAGCTTCAAGCTGTCTATCCCCAATGCTGAAG GGAATATGCTTCCTACTACTCAGGGTAAGCATGAGACTTCGGGGCTCACCTTGGAAGGACCCAAAGGTTCTCCCTCAAAT GAGCTAGGAAGGGTATCAACTGAAGGTTCAGGGAGCGAAAAGAATAGTGTCAGTTCCAGCAGTCGAAGGCCCAGATCTTCCCTGATGCCTTTCCCTTTGCTATTCAATGCAATCTCAAGCAAAATTGCCCAGAAAGACATGGACTTGATTATTTCTGGTTTCCAGGAACTTAGG GAGAAGAAGATATCGAGAATGGGATTTTATAAGAAGCTGCGGGTGATTGTAGGAGATGATGATCTGCTGAAATCCACCATAACGGGTCTTCAAAGGAGTTTGGGTTAG